Proteins from one Cellulosilyticum lentocellum DSM 5427 genomic window:
- a CDS encoding conserved phage C-terminal domain-containing protein: MSDAINRAYYSIIPANVRYDSDLTANAKLLYGEITALCNDKGYCWASNEYFSKLYGVSKKSISTWISQLVKKNYISLDITYKEGSKEILYRYLRILPYPMEEKVNTPMEEKVKENNTDINNTFNNNIVLIIEYLNSICGTNYKPTSKTTKRLIVARLKEHYTVDDFKKVIFTMSSKWKGTKFEQYLRPSTLFNEDKFEGYLNQYKNIGKFENGASSSKIEKFNSMASHDWDFDELEKLQLERKSKLVKEREGHSSE; the protein is encoded by the coding sequence ATGTCAGATGCGATTAACAGGGCATATTACTCTATTATTCCAGCAAATGTTAGATATGATAGTGATCTTACCGCTAATGCTAAGCTGCTCTACGGAGAAATAACAGCACTTTGCAATGACAAGGGATATTGCTGGGCGAGCAATGAGTATTTTTCTAAGCTCTATGGGGTTAGTAAAAAATCTATATCGACATGGATTAGTCAATTAGTCAAAAAGAATTATATAAGTTTAGATATTACATACAAAGAAGGTAGTAAAGAAATTCTCTATAGGTATTTACGAATTCTTCCATACCCTATGGAAGAAAAGGTTAATACCCCTATGGAAGAAAAGGTTAAAGAGAATAATACAGATATTAATAATACATTTAATAATAATATAGTGCTGATTATTGAGTATTTGAATAGTATTTGTGGAACTAATTATAAACCAACTAGTAAGACTACAAAGAGATTAATTGTAGCTAGATTAAAAGAACATTATACCGTTGATGATTTTAAAAAAGTAATATTCACAATGTCAAGTAAATGGAAAGGAACAAAGTTTGAACAGTATTTAAGACCATCAACCTTATTCAATGAAGATAAGTTCGAGGGGTATCTAAATCAATATAAGAATATAGGTAAATTTGAGAATGGTGCATCAAGTAGCAAAATTGAAAAATTTAATAGTATGGCTTCTCATGATTGGGACTTTGATGAATTAGAGAAATTACAACTAGAAAGGAAATCAAAACTAGTTAAAGAAAGAGAGGGACATTCAAGTGAGTGA
- a CDS encoding DNA polymerase III subunit beta family protein: MAVKLPVSSFKKMIDSCKRVTAKNDARPDLRNINIDVTGNKLRIWALDGYRIEINEMFVQDEDNFKASFESIYVPTNEQEVQISIVDEQLEITYIPSGLRMYIPQDNKDKVFNIDGFIEGQKEKDFKISFKKQFLEDALKKAGKNDKLTFGFNPKSNLEAVHITYTDREINMESYVLPVRSC, translated from the coding sequence ATGGCTGTTAAATTACCAGTTAGTTCTTTTAAGAAAATGATTGATAGTTGTAAAAGAGTTACAGCTAAAAATGATGCAAGACCTGATTTAAGGAATATCAACATAGATGTAACAGGCAATAAGCTTAGAATATGGGCGCTAGATGGTTATAGAATCGAGATTAATGAAATGTTCGTACAGGATGAAGATAATTTTAAAGCAAGTTTTGAAAGCATTTATGTACCTACAAATGAACAAGAAGTTCAAATAAGTATAGTAGATGAGCAACTAGAAATAACATATATACCTAGTGGGCTAAGAATGTATATTCCACAAGACAATAAAGACAAAGTATTTAATATTGATGGATTTATTGAAGGGCAAAAAGAGAAAGACTTTAAGATATCATTTAAAAAACAGTTTCTAGAAGATGCATTAAAAAAAGCAGGTAAAAATGATAAGTTGACATTTGGATTTAACCCTAAGAGTAATTTAGAAGCAGTACATATAACGTATACAGATAGAGAGATAAACATGGAATCATATGTACTACCAGTTAGAAGTTGTTAA
- a CDS encoding DNA cytosine methyltransferase codes for MNVLSLFDGISCGMVALERAGIKVDNYYASEIEQDSIKISKKNYPWIIQLGDITNITKEMLDTIMPIDIVIGGSPCQDLSVYKYDRGEVTGLNGEKSGLFHHYVRILKYLNPKYFLLENVPMEKQWEDMISEILGVKPIMINSNLVCAADRKRLYWTNIQGIEQPIDKGIMIKDIILNSSDVADKYWYDKEFIYNGDEEKVQCTLIMKGHRHMKEVYNQKFKSSTLTTCNGGNLQKKVYQDGRCRKFTPLEYERLQTLPDGYTEGVCDTSRYSAIGNGWTVDVIAHILSYLK; via the coding sequence ATGAACGTATTAAGCTTATTTGATGGAATTAGCTGTGGTATGGTAGCACTCGAAAGAGCAGGGATTAAAGTTGATAACTACTATGCTAGTGAGATTGAACAAGACTCAATTAAAATATCTAAAAAAAACTATCCATGGATTATACAACTAGGAGACATAACAAACATAACAAAAGAAATGCTAGATACCATAATGCCTATAGATATTGTTATAGGTGGGAGTCCTTGCCAAGACCTCAGTGTATACAAATATGACAGAGGAGAAGTTACAGGGCTAAACGGTGAAAAAAGTGGACTGTTTCACCACTATGTAAGAATACTTAAATATCTTAATCCTAAGTATTTCTTACTTGAAAATGTCCCTATGGAAAAACAGTGGGAAGATATGATAAGTGAAATTTTAGGTGTTAAGCCTATAATGATTAATTCAAATCTTGTATGTGCTGCTGATAGGAAAAGGCTGTATTGGACAAATATACAAGGGATTGAACAGCCAATCGATAAAGGAATAATGATAAAAGACATAATACTCAATTCATCTGATGTAGCAGATAAGTATTGGTATGACAAAGAATTTATTTATAACGGAGATGAAGAAAAAGTACAATGTACACTTATTATGAAAGGCCATAGACATATGAAAGAAGTATACAATCAAAAATTTAAAAGTAGTACATTAACAACTTGTAATGGGGGAAATTTGCAAAAAAAAGTGTACCAAGATGGAAGATGTCGTAAGTTTACACCTTTAGAGTATGAAAGGTTACAAACATTGCCAGATGGGTATACAGAAGGTGTTTGTGATACTTCCAGGTATTCAGCAATAGGGAATGGGTGGACTGTAGATGTAATAGCACATATATTAAGTTATTTGAAGTAA
- a CDS encoding tyrosine-type recombinase/integrase, with the protein MSRVLYSQERWEKVNAVNKELMQLYLRSTRADRRRPNTCSEYTYDLRFFLIWNLLYNNNMNVLEFKKRNFEDFKFFMTDERNVSNARANRLLCVVRRMMDYAEDDDDLYEFYVRNVAAKVKSLEKKPVKENTFLKQEQIDLLRGYLINKKMYQHLCLLDVFYDTGARINEVLQVKNTDTLKHGYIKVECKGGEKQYILIHEHSQESIKLHLSVKESGDAFWQSKYGEVKKTSTLRGWVKDMYEILKEIDPSTPYFTPHSFRHTVIENLCNGTHYLCKKIGRKLTIEEAQIIVHHKSIDMTKSYMKPKDGEIVFKLFGISLG; encoded by the coding sequence ATGAGTAGAGTCTTATATTCACAGGAACGTTGGGAAAAAGTTAATGCAGTAAACAAGGAGTTAATGCAGTTATATTTAAGAAGTACTAGGGCAGATAGGAGAAGACCTAATACGTGTTCAGAGTACACATACGATTTGAGGTTTTTTCTTATTTGGAATTTACTATATAACAATAACATGAATGTTCTTGAATTTAAAAAAAGAAACTTTGAGGACTTTAAATTTTTTATGACAGATGAGAGAAATGTAAGTAATGCACGTGCTAATAGGCTGCTATGCGTAGTTAGAAGAATGATGGATTACGCAGAAGATGATGACGACTTATATGAATTTTATGTTAGAAATGTAGCTGCTAAAGTAAAGAGTTTAGAGAAGAAACCAGTGAAGGAAAATACTTTTTTAAAGCAAGAGCAAATTGACTTACTAAGAGGTTACTTGATTAATAAAAAAATGTATCAACATTTATGTTTGCTGGATGTATTTTATGACACAGGGGCAAGAATTAATGAAGTACTTCAAGTGAAAAATACAGATACACTTAAACATGGTTACATAAAGGTAGAATGCAAGGGTGGAGAAAAACAATATATTTTAATCCACGAGCATTCACAAGAGAGTATAAAGTTACATTTAAGCGTTAAAGAAAGTGGAGATGCATTTTGGCAGAGTAAGTATGGCGAAGTTAAAAAAACATCAACATTACGAGGATGGGTAAAAGATATGTATGAAATATTAAAAGAGATAGATCCATCTACACCATACTTTACTCCACATTCATTTCGACATACTGTCATAGAAAACTTATGTAATGGAACGCATTATCTTTGCAAAAAGATAGGAAGAAAGTTAACAATAGAAGAAGCTCAAATCATTGTCCATCATAAGAGTATTGATATGACTAAGTCATACATGAAGCCAAAAGATGGAGAGATAGTATTCAAGCTATTTGGTATCAGTTTAGGATAG
- a CDS encoding phage transcriptional regulator, RinA family translates to MYTYKQIEEMLKIYPVIKAEIKNIEMDMLEVENNVGFRGATDDPKPSTPTYQFNSNVENEALSISRDRLLSNLKEEKKKRQRKIDRIENAMSILSEIEEEIISLYYFKKSSMTSISYKIDRDKSQVYRKKKYAIKKMADIMNVSRLQK, encoded by the coding sequence ATGTATACATATAAACAGATCGAAGAAATGCTTAAGATATATCCAGTAATTAAGGCAGAAATAAAGAATATTGAAATGGATATGTTAGAGGTAGAAAATAATGTTGGGTTTAGAGGTGCAACTGATGATCCTAAACCATCTACGCCTACTTATCAATTTAACTCCAATGTAGAAAACGAAGCATTGAGTATCAGTAGAGATAGATTGCTTAGCAATCTCAAAGAAGAAAAGAAGAAAAGACAAAGAAAGATAGATAGAATAGAGAATGCAATGTCTATTCTAAGTGAGATAGAAGAAGAGATTATAAGCCTATACTATTTCAAGAAATCTAGCATGACATCTATATCATACAAGATAGATAGAGATAAGAGCCAAGTATACAGGAAAAAGAAATATGCTATTAAAAAAATGGCTGATATTATGAACGTTTCAAGGTTACAAAAATAA
- a CDS encoding tyrosine-type recombinase/integrase, whose protein sequence is MNTVEPIRDFNIIQDIADVLREQRERDYVLFMSGLYLGRRISDILPLRVRDVRDKKQIYFREKKKNKEITLDINDDLRKIFKDYCKGKRDYEYLFRRSKGKNEPITRQQYWYILNQAAKKIGYEEKIGCHSMRKSLGRWLYDNGVDVYKIMLILNHESIDYTKRYIGVTRDEINDVLSMVSFIKK, encoded by the coding sequence GTGAATACAGTAGAACCAATAAGAGACTTTAACATCATACAAGATATAGCAGATGTATTAAGAGAACAACGTGAAAGAGACTATGTTTTATTCATGTCAGGCCTGTACTTAGGCAGAAGAATATCTGATATATTACCACTTAGAGTTAGGGATGTTAGAGATAAAAAACAGATATACTTTAGGGAAAAGAAAAAGAATAAGGAAATAACTTTAGACATTAATGACGATCTAAGAAAAATATTTAAGGATTATTGTAAAGGGAAGAGAGATTATGAATATCTATTCAGACGTAGCAAAGGTAAGAATGAGCCTATAACAAGGCAACAATACTGGTACATACTTAATCAAGCAGCTAAAAAGATAGGCTATGAAGAAAAGATAGGTTGTCATAGCATGAGAAAAAGTCTTGGTAGGTGGCTTTATGATAATGGTGTTGATGTATATAAGATAATGTTAATACTTAATCATGAAAGTATAGATTATACAAAACGATACATAGGTGTTACCAGAGATGAAATAAATGATGTATTAAGCATGGTTTCTTTTATTAAAAAGTAA
- a CDS encoding HNH endonuclease, with product MIKRTLRLERKKWKEKSGDIVAQEFSKKFYKSSEWLTLREQILLERGAICEKCGQAITESKHIQLHHIKELTIQNIDDVMTTLNPKNILVLCQTCHNMIHGRYCKGAVRKVKPKKVNIVYGPPMAGKTSLVMDYMQPGDLIVDMDRLYKAMSFMPMYNKPNQIKFNVLAVRNLLLDHIKTRYGSFTNAWIVGGYANKVDRERLAKELGAELIFVEASKEDCYYRLEYCNDYRQEHQEEWREYIDKWFEEYRK from the coding sequence ATGATAAAGAGAACCTTAAGATTAGAAAGAAAGAAATGGAAGGAAAAGAGTGGTGATATAGTGGCACAAGAGTTTAGTAAGAAGTTTTATAAATCATCAGAATGGCTCACGCTAAGAGAACAAATATTACTAGAACGTGGCGCAATATGTGAGAAATGTGGTCAAGCAATAACTGAGTCTAAACATATTCAACTACATCACATTAAAGAATTAACGATACAGAATATAGATGATGTAATGACAACGCTTAATCCTAAGAATATCTTAGTGCTATGCCAAACATGTCATAACATGATACATGGTAGATATTGCAAAGGGGCAGTAAGAAAGGTTAAACCAAAGAAAGTTAATATAGTATATGGTCCACCAATGGCAGGTAAGACAAGTCTTGTTATGGACTATATGCAACCAGGAGACTTGATAGTTGATATGGATAGATTGTATAAGGCAATGTCATTTATGCCAATGTACAATAAACCTAATCAAATTAAGTTCAATGTGTTAGCAGTAAGAAACTTATTGTTAGATCATATTAAAACTAGATATGGTAGCTTTACTAATGCTTGGATAGTTGGTGGGTATGCTAACAAGGTTGATAGAGAAAGACTGGCGAAAGAATTAGGTGCAGAATTAATCTTTGTAGAAGCAAGTAAAGAAGATTGCTATTATCGGTTAGAGTATTGCAATGACTATAGGCAAGAGCATCAAGAAGAATGGAGAGAGTACATAGATAAATGGTTTGAAGAGTATAGAAAATAA
- a CDS encoding terminase large subunit: MSNKFIGYKPSRYDLSNSKIDGKHSYLLEYYNKALAIDDEVIIGEELKKCLSNLIDDLDNQNYYYDCSDAELRIEFIETFIKHTKSPFNGKPFILELWEKAVIEAFYSFKRSKNGLRRFKKLILLVARKNGKSTFCAALCFTEFMIGNAGSDIICSSNDDAQANLIFEEIASMKEMFDPKDKRTHKNLKGIFNLRNKSTIKKLSDKTRNKEGRNIEFAILDESHEMKDNVIAKSIEQSQSIKDEPIFINITTEGFVDDGYLDKELKYAREVLRGDREDDTLLAWLYTMDNEIEVYQDELSWKKANPSLGTVKKWDYLRDQLRKAQADKAERVFTLSKDFNFKQNNAEAWLMEKDIENSLTYDIEDFRGCIGIGATDLSETTDLTSAKVLIMRPKDKTKYFLQHYFICETKVDEGSNEDKKNYLEWAKQGYITICPGNEVDYSEIVAWYVSLYKKYQIWVFKVGYDRWNAKSYVKEMEDYGFDNEKIPQDYKNMSTAMKMLEADLKSGCVNYNQNPIDKWCLKNTACKVDQYGQIMPMKVQGIENKRIDGAVTMIIAYATYDRFRKEYQDVMR; this comes from the coding sequence ATGAGTAATAAATTTATAGGTTATAAACCAAGTAGATATGATTTATCTAATAGTAAGATAGATGGTAAGCATTCATATTTATTAGAGTACTATAACAAGGCATTAGCTATTGATGATGAAGTCATAATAGGTGAAGAACTTAAGAAGTGTCTAAGTAATTTAATAGATGACTTAGATAATCAGAACTATTACTATGATTGTTCTGATGCAGAATTAAGAATAGAGTTTATTGAAACATTCATCAAGCATACAAAAAGTCCTTTTAATGGCAAACCTTTTATTTTAGAACTTTGGGAAAAAGCAGTAATAGAAGCTTTTTATTCGTTTAAGAGAAGTAAAAATGGACTCAGAAGGTTTAAAAAGCTGATATTATTGGTTGCTAGAAAGAATGGAAAGAGTACTTTTTGTGCAGCGCTTTGTTTTACTGAATTTATGATAGGTAATGCAGGTTCTGATATTATTTGCTCATCAAATGATGATGCGCAAGCAAATTTAATATTTGAGGAAATAGCAAGTATGAAAGAGATGTTTGATCCTAAGGATAAGCGTACACACAAGAATCTAAAAGGCATCTTTAACCTTAGAAATAAATCAACTATAAAAAAGCTTTCAGACAAGACAAGAAATAAAGAAGGTAGAAATATTGAGTTTGCAATATTAGATGAAAGTCATGAAATGAAAGACAATGTTATAGCAAAGTCGATAGAGCAGTCACAGTCAATTAAAGATGAACCTATTTTTATTAATATAACGACAGAAGGATTTGTTGATGATGGGTATCTAGACAAAGAATTGAAATATGCTAGAGAAGTTTTAAGAGGTGACAGAGAAGATGATACACTTCTGGCATGGCTTTATACAATGGACAATGAAATCGAGGTATATCAAGACGAATTGTCATGGAAAAAGGCTAATCCGTCACTAGGAACAGTTAAGAAATGGGATTACTTACGTGATCAACTTAGAAAGGCACAAGCAGACAAGGCAGAAAGAGTATTCACCCTCTCTAAAGACTTCAATTTCAAACAGAATAATGCTGAAGCATGGCTTATGGAGAAAGACATAGAGAATAGCTTAACATATGACATAGAAGATTTTAGAGGATGTATAGGGATAGGAGCTACTGACTTATCAGAAACTACAGACCTAACAAGTGCTAAGGTTTTAATTATGAGACCAAAAGATAAGACAAAATATTTCTTGCAGCACTACTTCATATGCGAAACCAAAGTAGATGAGGGAAGTAATGAAGATAAAAAGAATTATTTAGAGTGGGCAAAACAAGGATACATTACAATATGTCCTGGTAATGAGGTAGATTACAGTGAGATTGTAGCTTGGTATGTAAGTCTTTATAAAAAATATCAAATATGGGTATTCAAAGTAGGTTATGATAGATGGAATGCTAAGTCTTATGTTAAAGAAATGGAGGACTATGGATTTGATAATGAAAAAATACCACAAGATTATAAAAATATGAGCACAGCCATGAAAATGTTAGAAGCAGATTTAAAGAGTGGATGCGTGAATTACAATCAAAATCCTATTGATAAGTGGTGTTTAAAAAACACAGCTTGTAAGGTAGATCAATATGGTCAGATAATGCCAATGAAAGTACAGGGTATAGAGAATAAACGTATAGATGGTGCAGTAACAATGATTATTGCATATGCCACATACGATAGATTTAGAAAAGAGTATCAAGATGTTATGAGATAA
- a CDS encoding phage portal protein has product MGILDFLRGQSEKSVLKRYAQMMNGYSPVFSQFGDDIYASDIVQNAIRALMTEMSKLDPKHIRNGDDNSQSIVNSSINRLLKYGPNPLMTTSDFLEKITYLREMKKNVFIYPTYREIPIKGGFVRREYTGLYPLNPIQVDFLEDAAGILFIKFYFNNGEDYTLKYSDIIHWRKDFGANEFMGGDETGKANNNALLKLLKTNDVVIQSLEKGIKAGLTIRGILKIQTMLADGKQKEEREKFEKKLNEASSGILEIDLKNDFIPLNLNPKIIDKDTMEFIDKKILNNYGVSIAIINGDFTEEQYQSFYEKTLEPMIKSLGRAFSKTLFTDRELDVGNEIIFYAQGLVFTNMANKIAAVDVLSSRGTLTDNQILSIFGYPPFPGGDIRHMSLNFINREIADQYQMSSKVKEVKKNE; this is encoded by the coding sequence GTGGGAATATTAGATTTTCTAAGAGGGCAAAGTGAAAAAAGTGTATTAAAAAGATATGCACAAATGATGAATGGATATTCTCCAGTGTTTAGTCAGTTTGGAGATGATATATATGCTAGTGATATAGTTCAAAATGCAATAAGAGCATTAATGACAGAGATGAGTAAACTAGATCCTAAGCATATACGAAATGGAGATGATAATTCACAGTCTATTGTTAATAGTAGTATTAACAGGCTTTTGAAATATGGGCCTAATCCACTTATGACTACATCTGATTTTCTTGAAAAAATCACATATCTTAGAGAAATGAAGAAGAATGTTTTTATTTATCCTACATATAGAGAAATACCAATTAAAGGTGGATTTGTTAGGCGGGAATATACCGGATTATATCCATTAAATCCTATTCAGGTAGATTTTCTAGAAGATGCTGCAGGTATACTATTCATAAAGTTTTATTTTAACAATGGAGAAGATTATACACTAAAGTATTCAGATATTATTCATTGGAGAAAAGATTTTGGAGCAAATGAATTTATGGGTGGTGATGAAACTGGAAAAGCCAATAATAATGCATTGCTAAAGCTATTAAAGACAAATGATGTGGTTATCCAAAGTTTAGAAAAAGGAATAAAGGCAGGGTTAACAATCAGAGGTATTTTAAAAATACAGACCATGCTAGCTGATGGAAAGCAAAAAGAAGAAAGAGAAAAATTTGAGAAGAAACTTAATGAAGCAAGTAGTGGTATTTTAGAAATAGACTTAAAAAATGATTTTATACCACTAAACTTAAATCCTAAAATAATTGATAAAGATACCATGGAATTTATAGATAAGAAGATTCTTAATAATTATGGTGTATCAATAGCAATCATTAATGGTGATTTTACAGAGGAGCAGTATCAATCTTTTTATGAAAAGACACTAGAACCTATGATAAAGAGTTTAGGAAGAGCATTTTCAAAAACGCTATTTACGGATAGAGAGCTTGATGTGGGTAATGAAATAATATTTTATGCTCAAGGGTTAGTATTTACCAATATGGCAAACAAGATCGCCGCTGTAGATGTTTTAAGTAGTAGAGGCACTCTAACAGATAATCAAATATTGTCTATATTTGGATATCCACCATTTCCAGGTGGTGATATTAGGCATATGTCACTTAATTTTATTAATCGTGAAATAGCTGACCAGTATCAGATGAGTAGCAAAGTGAAGGAAGTGAAAAAAAATGAATAA
- a CDS encoding HK97 family phage prohead protease, whose product MNKNFKSECRMVEFRAIDNDDGKMIIEGYAITFDQPATHSMGNYTFTETIKRGALDRTDMKDVPLRYNHNDTWCIMARTRNNSLKLVIDDIGLKITAELIDTQSNRDIYKSIQEGLIDKMSFAFTVADKGDTWQYGETETTRIVTDINKLYDVSVVDTPFYDTTSVYARSFELLESNLKQLDSFDLEKRKLQMKYHYSN is encoded by the coding sequence ATGAATAAAAACTTTAAGAGTGAATGTAGAATGGTTGAGTTTAGAGCTATAGATAATGATGATGGGAAGATGATTATTGAGGGTTACGCTATTACATTTGACCAACCTGCAACACATAGCATGGGAAACTATACTTTTACAGAGACAATCAAACGAGGTGCACTAGATAGAACAGATATGAAAGATGTACCACTAAGATACAATCATAATGACACATGGTGTATCATGGCAAGGACAAGAAATAACAGCTTAAAGCTTGTTATAGATGATATTGGACTTAAAATTACAGCGGAATTAATAGATACACAAAGTAACAGAGACATCTATAAATCAATTCAAGAAGGGTTGATTGATAAGATGTCTTTTGCTTTTACTGTAGCTGATAAAGGTGATACTTGGCAATATGGAGAAACTGAAACAACTAGAATAGTTACAGATATTAATAAACTTTATGACGTTAGCGTGGTGGATACCCCGTTTTACGATACAACAAGTGTTTATGCAAGGAGCTTTGAACTACTGGAGAGTAATTTAAAGCAGCTGGATAGCTTTGACTTGGAGAAACGCAAGTTACAAATGAAATACCATTATTCAAATTAA
- a CDS encoding phage major capsid protein → MTLQQKLEAALEKRKALVTSITNAETKEALDKIELDLRKADIEIAGLKEAIEEEQRSAQGNPEERAAGSNLSQGQFNPISTYGLTTQRRSSEEEQEAEYRKAFMEYTLRGTAIPTELRAATGTADIGVVIPNTVMNKIIEQLKTYGEIFRRVTLTNIKGGVTIPIASAKPVATWTAEGTVADKQKKEVKGTVTFSYNKLQCRVAVTLEADTTSLAIFESTLTDNVYEAMIIAIEEAIVNGTGTLQPLGFTKDTRVLASQKVELSATDIKSWEAWSKVFAKVPKSKRAGAVVLLNTETWEGDILGMTDSTGQPIARVTVGLNGEDKPMFKGKEVIDVESYLPSYEAAEVGDVFGAILNLKDYMLNSNLAMTVKRYFDEDTDEWITKSTLIADGKLADAQGVILLVKKA, encoded by the coding sequence ATGACACTACAACAAAAATTAGAAGCAGCTTTAGAAAAAAGAAAGGCATTAGTAACAAGCATAACAAATGCAGAAACAAAGGAAGCGTTAGACAAGATTGAACTGGACTTAAGAAAAGCGGACATTGAGATTGCAGGACTAAAAGAAGCTATTGAAGAGGAGCAAAGATCAGCGCAAGGTAACCCAGAAGAAAGAGCAGCAGGTTCAAATTTATCACAAGGTCAATTTAACCCTATTTCAACATATGGATTAACAACACAAAGAAGAAGTTCAGAAGAAGAACAGGAAGCAGAATACAGGAAAGCATTCATGGAATATACACTCAGAGGTACAGCTATTCCAACAGAATTAAGGGCAGCTACAGGAACCGCAGATATTGGGGTTGTTATTCCAAATACTGTAATGAATAAAATTATTGAGCAGCTAAAAACGTATGGTGAAATCTTTAGAAGAGTAACACTTACAAATATCAAAGGTGGAGTTACAATACCTATTGCATCAGCAAAACCAGTAGCAACATGGACAGCTGAAGGCACAGTTGCAGACAAGCAAAAGAAAGAAGTAAAAGGTACAGTAACATTTTCATACAATAAGCTACAATGCAGAGTAGCAGTTACATTAGAAGCTGATACAACTTCATTAGCAATTTTTGAATCTACATTAACAGATAATGTATATGAAGCAATGATTATAGCTATTGAAGAAGCAATTGTAAATGGCACAGGAACATTACAGCCTTTAGGATTTACAAAAGATACAAGGGTACTAGCGTCACAAAAAGTTGAATTATCAGCAACAGATATTAAGAGCTGGGAAGCATGGTCTAAAGTTTTTGCAAAGGTTCCAAAATCTAAACGTGCAGGGGCAGTGGTTTTATTAAATACTGAAACATGGGAGGGTGACATTTTAGGAATGACAGATTCAACTGGTCAACCTATTGCACGTGTTACAGTAGGCCTTAATGGTGAAGATAAACCAATGTTCAAAGGTAAAGAAGTCATTGATGTTGAAAGCTATCTTCCATCATATGAAGCAGCAGAAGTAGGAGATGTATTTGGTGCAATCTTAAATCTTAAAGATTATATGCTGAACTCTAACTTAGCAATGACAGTAAAACGTTACTTTGATGAAGATACAGATGAATGGATTACAAAATCAACCCTTATTGCTGATGGTAAGCTTGCAGATGCACAAGGAGTAATTTTACTAGTAAAAAAAGCTTAA
- a CDS encoding SAP domain-containing protein: MDYSSMTVTELKALCKERGLTGYSSMTKTELVSLLKESDA; encoded by the coding sequence ATTGATTATAGCTCAATGACAGTTACTGAGTTAAAGGCTTTATGCAAAGAGAGAGGTTTAACTGGTTATTCCTCAATGACTAAGACTGAGCTTGTTTCTTTACTTAAGGAGAGTGATGCTTAA
- a CDS encoding phage head closure protein has translation MRLITPIYFASKTYSTDEAGDQVIEEKLRKVLSNKKSVGTNEFYQAHTAGMKPEFKIEVRKFDYKGEDKVIVDNVSYKIIRTYDNQSGFLELTLEGDVHVGS, from the coding sequence TTGAGGTTAATTACTCCTATTTATTTTGCAAGTAAGACTTATTCAACTGATGAAGCAGGAGATCAAGTTATTGAAGAAAAGTTAAGAAAAGTTTTATCTAATAAAAAGTCTGTAGGTACAAATGAATTTTATCAAGCTCATACAGCAGGAATGAAGCCTGAATTCAAAATTGAGGTAAGAAAATTTGACTATAAAGGAGAAGATAAGGTTATTGTAGATAATGTTTCTTATAAAATCATAAGAACATATGATAATCAAAGTGGTTTCTTAGAATTAACATTAGAAGGTGATGTACATGTCGGTTCCTAA